One segment of Drosophila ananassae strain 14024-0371.13 chromosome 3R, ASM1763931v2, whole genome shotgun sequence DNA contains the following:
- the LOC6498246 gene encoding hydroxymethylglutaryl-CoA lyase, mitochondrial, whose translation MQISRILAPGRRSYALLLFTRTAVTSPSSNSVRIVEVGPRDGLQNEPKLLPAATKIELIDRLSKTGLKTIEATSFVSAKWVPQMGDNTEVFCGIRKVPGISYPVLTPNIKGFESALAAGAEEVAVFGAASDAFSLKNVNCTAAEAIERFKPVLKAAKENGVRVRGYVSTVVGCPYEGAVAPSAVVKVVEALHEMGCYEISLGDTIGVGTPGSMRRMLDEVTRAIPSEKLAVHCHDTYGQALSNILVSLEYGIRVVDSSVSGLGGCPYARGASGNAATEDVVYMLHGMGLNTGVDLDKLIEVGRFICSELGRPSESKVNRAWKGPQPQKQ comes from the exons ATGCAAATTTCCCGAATCCTTGCCCCCGGCCGTCGTTCATACGCCCTCCTGCTTTTCACG CGCACAGCCGTGACGAGCCCCTCATCCAATTCGGTGCGAATTGTGGAGGTGGGTCCACGGGATGGACTCCAAAACGAACCCAAACTGCTCCCAGCAGccacaaaaattgaattgattgaTCGCCTCTCCAAAACGGGCCTGAAAACTATCGAGGCGACAAGCTTTGTGAGTGCGAAATGGGTGCCCCAGATGGGAGACAACACTGAAGTGTTCTGTGGAATACGTAAGGTGCCTGGAATCAGCTACCCCGTACTCACGCCCAACATTAAAGGATTCGAGAGCGCCCTAGCGGCGGGAGCTGAAGAGGTGGCCGTGTTTGGAGCCGCTTCCGACGCCTTTTCCCTGAAAAACGTCAATTGTACAGCAGCGGAGGCTATCGAAAGATTCAAGCCAGTCCTGAAGGCGGCAAAGGAGAATGGAGTTCGTGTCCGGGGCTATGTATCAACCGTAGTTGGCTGCCCCTACGAAGGCGCTGTAGCTCCCAGTGCCGTGGTCAAAGTAGTCGAAGCGTTGCATGAAATGGGGTGCTATGAGATATCCCTGGGTGATACCATTGGGGTAGGCACTCCAGGCAGTATGCGCCGTATGCTTGACGAGGTGACGCGTGCGATACCTTCTGAAAAGTTGGCCGTTCACTGCCACGACACCTACGGCCAGGCTCTGTCCAACATCCTAGTTTCCCTGGAGTATGGCATTCGGGTGGTGGACTCGTCTGTATCTGGCCTAGGTGGGTGCCCCTATGCTAGGGGGGCGTCTGGCAATGCAGCCACCGAAGATGTAGTCTACATGTTGCACGGCATGGGCCTCAATACCGGCGTTGATCTGGACAAACTCATTGAAGTGGGTCGATTTATTTGCTCCGAATTGGGCAGGCCCTCGGAGTCGAAGGTGAATCGCGCCTGGAAGGGACCGCAGCCGCAAAAACAGTAA
- the LOC6498245 gene encoding mini-chromosome maintenance complex-binding protein, whose product MPCAMDLPTTPDELSAQSMEGTVLKDLLKDSSRWHSIPLLNYTPLHKLKDQTLVRFRGMIQDMMDPEIYLERYEVKSSDGSKRLQDGKFRDCLRLAPGEEIDYNAEGNVHGERRTLFVVSVPGLNDWSKEHEKQCAPQMELVAGQAQSPTSVAKKRTLEEQEGMDVDDTDEGTLKRQRLEKISGTEVASASAPSLGSEYLLNSPLPDRPSMACMVKVYEDFDAYQLNSLVDFVGFLSVDPSLDAATLDVEGYESLSELQAAHPSPFLIPRLHAFGVKVLPHANPLLDESLRQPPDACEDPNPSQLTVHKDLRMLLKLCLFDDDLAAEYLLSHLISTVYSRTDMQSIGKFALNLCNLPKESVQEYTTKLYQVLELLLPASHYLPMTLDLMNTAAFAPKKDYETNKLVSGLLQLAPHTHLVLDETSLQQGKLEASGVHAVQHLAHLINNQELKCDFQYYHIDYQANIPVLVLSEGRSMLPSDFVVPINADAKAVELLDESLKAAHHYLQPSRLQQFRKYLTTARISPFNVSDEHTEMIQNDFVDMRKANVKSNADDLHGLLVLSRLLGIARGKESLDKETWQLATEFEAKRRQRLQSLPKSAQTRN is encoded by the exons ATGCCATGCGCCATGGATTTGCCAACCACGCCCGATGAACTGTCCGCCCAGAGCATGGAAGGCACCGTCTTGAAGGATTTGCTCAAGGATTCCAGCCGCTGGCACTCGATTCCCCTTCTAAACTACACACCACTCCATAAGCTGAAGGATCAAACATTAGTACGCTTCCGGGGCATGATTCAGGACATGATGGACCCGGAGATCTACTTGGAACGGTACGAGGTGAAGTCCTCTGATGGCAGCAAACGTCTGCAGGACGGCAAGTTCCGAGACTGCCTGCGTTTGGCGCCAGGCGAGGAGATAGACTACAATGCTGAAGGAAATGTGCATGGTGAGCGTCGCACCCTGTTTGTTGTTTCCGTGCCGGGATTGAATGACTGGAGTAAAGAGCATGAGAAACAGTGTGCTCCGCAGATGGAGTTGGTTGCTGGACAGGCTCAGTCTCCAACTTCAGTAGCCAAGAAACGTACTCTGGAAGAGCAAGAAGGCATGGATGTAGacgacacggatgagggcacTTTAAAACGTCAGCGTTTGGAAAAGATTTCAGGCACTGAAGTCGCATCCGCATCTGCACCATCACTTGGCTCTGAGTACCTGCTAAACTCCCCCTTGCCCGATCGGCCCAGTATGGCCTGCATGGTGAAAGTATATGAGGACTTCGATGCCTATCAACTTAACTCCCTTGTGGACTTCGTGGGCTTCTTGTCGGTGGATCCTTCTCTAGACGCCGCCACCCTTGACGTCGAGGGCTATGAAAGCTTAAGCGAGCTGCAGGCGGCTCACCCATCGCCTTTTCTCATTCCCCGTCTGCACGCCTTTGGAGTCAAAGTGCTGCCGCATGCCAATCCGCTGCTAGACGAAAGTTTGCGGCAGCCTCCCGATGCCTGCGAAGACCCCAACCCTTCCCAGCTCACAGTACACAAGGATTTGCGCATGCTGTTAAAGCTTTGCTTATTCGACGACGATCTCGCCGCTGAATATCTCCTCTCCCATTTAATTTCGACAGTCTACAGCCGTACCGATATGCAAAGCATTGGAAAGTTTGCGTTGAACTTGTGCAACCTTCCCAAGGAATCTGTCCAGGAGTACACAACGAAGCTGTATCAAGTATTGGAGTTGCTCCTGCCGGCCAGCCACTACCTGCCCATGACGCTGGATTTGATGAATACGGCTGCCTTTGCTCCCAA AAAGGACTACGAAACCAATAAACTTGTCTCTGGTCTCCTGCAGCTCGCCCCACACACACATCTAGTGCTCGATGAGACCTCCCTACAACAAGGCAAGCTGGAAGCTAGCGGCGTTCACGCGGTTCAGCACTTGGCTCACCTTATCAACAACCAGGAACTGAAATGCGACTTTCAGTATTACCACATCGACTATCAAGCAAACATTCCCGTCCTTGTGCTGAGTGAAGGGCGAAGTATGTTGCCG aGCGACTTTGTTGTTCCCATAAACGCCGACGCTAAGGCCGTAGAACTGCTCGATGAATCTCTTAAGGCAGCTCATCATTACCTTCAACCGTCGCGCCTTCAACAGTTCCGAAAGTACCTCACTACGGCACGGATTAGTCCTTTTAACGTCAGCGACGAACACACAGAAATGATCCAGAATGACTTTGTGGACATGCGGAAAGCGAATGTGAAGAGCAACGCAGACGACTTGCATGGGTTACTGGTCTTATCACGGCTACTGGGCATCGCTCGCGGAAAGGAGTCTCTAGATAAGGAAACCTGGCAGCTGGCCACAGAGTTTGAGGCAAAGCGACGTCAAAGGCTTCAATCTCTTCCCAAGTCTGCGCAAACAAGAAACTGA
- the LOC6497290 gene encoding YEATS domain-containing protein 4, giving the protein MTDFGGDSGGRLKGVTIVKPIVYGNIARSFGKKREEDGHTHQWKVYLKPYYNEDMSAYVKKVHFKLHESYANPNRIVVKPPYEITETGWGEFEVVIKIYFNDQSERPVTCYHILKLFQSPVVDGELTSSTTMDTKKGLVSESYEEIVFQEPTQIMQHYLHLSEQSANGMLTHDTDFEEKKIKTLDNIVNVKQKVKGEIVTLKDKLKLARETISKFKAELAKVQKPPA; this is encoded by the exons ATGACTGACTTCGGTGGAGATTCTGGTGGCAGGCTGAAGGGTGTGACTATTGTTAAACCCATTGTTTACGGAAACATAGCGCGTTCCTTCGGTAAAAAGCGCGAGGAGGACGGACACACGCATCAGTGGAAGGTCTATTTGAAGCCTTATTACAATGAAGACATGTCCGCTTATGTGAAAAAGGTCCACTTTAAGCTACACGAGAGCTATGCCAACCCAAACCGAATTGTTGTGAAACCCCCCTACGAGATCACCGAGACCGGCTGGGGCGAATTTGAAGTGGTTATCAAAATATACTTTAACGACCAGTCGGAGCGCCCTGTGACCTGCTACCACATTTTGAAGCTGTTCCAGTCGCCTGTGGTTGATGGCGAACTCACATCTAGTACCACAATGGACACCAAGAAAGGCCTGGTTTCGGAATCTTACGAAGAAATTGTCTTTCAGGAGCCAACCCAGATCATGCAACACTATCTGCATCTCTCCGAACAGAGCGCCAATGGAATGTTAACCCACGACACTGACT TTGAGGAAAAAAAGATCAAGACCCTGGACAATATTGTAAATGTAAAACAAAAGGTGAAAGGAGAGATTGTCACTCTTAAGGACAAACTTAAGCTGGCCCGGGAAACTATTTCAAAATTCAAGGCGGAGCTGGCAAAAGTGCAGAAGCCACCGGCTTAA
- the LOC6497287 gene encoding ZZ-type zinc finger-containing protein 3, with amino-acid sequence MINEIDSMEIQEESSPEDDDVFQFETEHLALRGNQSYANLLRTIAILQAQRIRVHQQIEELEATRNVYLENPQLMLDKLRNNEPIISDNYIITAALPDIPSLSAKDEAKEAEGMESRMPLKDMSSEIDPTTQRPEEGVVKTHKRSESFARLWTNEEQRHLEQLLIQYPPEEVEMRRFTKIAKALGNRTAQQVFSRVQKYFQKLHDAGMPIPGRIPKYRRSGYCKPKFSIRRSTFFPAQNLSLQMPEEDCTLDDLRMQSPAPEMVVPAAPSKIKAEPKTEPEAINEDFYAEAKRRQELRLKLLSSVYNEKQQIEGGYEPDPLAPRCADCEEASVTRTHWRCNSCYCHLNLCGDCLTSQLLEERFEHLSHEVVEDQES; translated from the coding sequence ATGATTAACGAGATAGATAGTATGGAAATCCAGGAGGAATCTTCTCCGGAGGACGACGATGTATTCCAATTTGAGACCGAGCACTTGGCTCTTCGTGGCAACCAAAGCTATGCAAATTTATTGCGCACTATTGCCATTCTGCAGGCTCAGAGGATTAGAGTCCATCAGCAGATAGAGGAACTGGAAGCGACGCGGAACGTGTATTTGGAGAATCCGCAACTGATGCTGGACAAGTTGCGGAATAATGAGCCCATTATATCGGACAACTACATCATTACCGCAGCTTTGCCAGACATACCTTCACTAAGCGCCAAGGATGAAGCCAAAGAAGCTGAAGGAATGGAATCTAGAATGCCATTAAAAGATATGTCATCCGAGATAGATCCTACTACGCAGAGACCTGAAGAAGGCGTTGTTAAAACTCATAAGCGCTCGGAAAGTTTTGCCCGCCTATGGACAAACGAGGAGCAGCGACATTTAGAGCAGCTCCTGATTCAGTATCCCCCAGAGGAAGTGGAAATGCGCCGGTTCACAAAAATAGCCAAGGCTCTTGGCAACCGTACCGCCCAGCAAGTATTCAGCCGTGTCCAAAAATACTTTCAGAAGTTACACGACGCAGGCATGCCAATACCTGGACGGATTCCAAAGTATCGCCGTTCGGGATACTGTAAGCCAAAGTTCAGTATACGCCGGTCGACTTTTTTCCCTGCCCAGAATCTTTCGCTTCAAATGCCGGAGGAGGATTGTACCCTAGATGACTTACGAATGCAGTCGCCTGCTCCAGAGATGGTTGTGCCGGCAGCGCCTTCAAAAATCAAGGCGGAACCAAAGACTGAACCGGAAGCCATAAATGAAGACTTTTATGCGGAGGCTAAGCGCAGGCAGGAGTTGCGGCTGAAGCTTCTCTCGTCCGTTTACAATGAAAAGCAGCAAATTGAAGGTGGCTATGAGCCTGATCCTCTGGCACCGAGGTGCGCTGACTGCGAAGAGGCATCTGTGACCAGGACGCACTGGCGCTGCAACAGTTGCTACTGCCATCTGAACTTGTGTGGCGACTGTCTAACCAGTCAGTTGCTCGAAGAACGCTTTGAGCATCTAAGCCACGAAGTTGTCGAGGATCAGGAATCTTAA
- the LOC6497288 gene encoding LOW QUALITY PROTEIN: E3 SUMO-protein ligase ZBED1 (The sequence of the model RefSeq protein was modified relative to this genomic sequence to represent the inferred CDS: deleted 1 base in 1 codon), with amino-acid sequence MSKKSNVWQFFYKASDTVATCGLCQRNYSRKGRGTTCLRNHLKSRHPAEFMTLSENIKYVVKREIGSSPSQHPTANLELKLNEPDPDPLETGHGNFGDTEDLLINARCDEKLALCMFLNQSFDLINGNGFISFVRTLQPRYVIHPKIYYEKILCQDIHRRIHSQIKQQVDLLDAISLSTSLWWGGQGEGLLSLSCSGITRDFRFNSFMLRCEAINFENAIKVSRSIRDLIPTLTIELPKDKIFCVVRDEFSAPPGSLPDCSAHRLQMCVRFALQSNEVLMNLSSKCKQIVDHFAASKMAHDHLKFIQEMRLKRDPCSILNTASSKWNSSFRMMGRLLRMKDAITLYADENSLIQVYPDEWIDIDLCLKVMQPCEEIMKIWSTPSTSASSVIPLVAALRDSLRTDVHNYVSSVTICSFARKLLEELEMKFSHITSDIKFLMATYLDPRYKQAFFTEREEQMVANEVLLQLSRVQDDRDGQPLMKISKVSSSASLKNESKIDSILDTMLTNGTTNTQQATTSFGSQSQIKNLLYLYNSEPRIGREMDPLLWWKTNAKYSAMFPIVRRFLSVPAASIASEGLFKESSNVYNDMQTVLSRENASKILLIKSNFNMFISRD; translated from the exons ATGAGCAAGAAAAGCAATGTGTGGCAGTTCTTTTACAAGGCTTCGGACACTGTTGCCACATGCGGCCTGTGCCAAAGAAACTATTCGCGAAAAGGACGAGGTACAACCTGTCTAAGGAATCACCTCAAAAGCAGACATCCTGCGGAGTTCATGACTTTGTCCGAAAACATCAAGTATGTGGTCAAACGAGAGATCGGTAGCAGTCCGTCGCAGCATCCCACGGCGAATTTAGAGCTGAAGTTGAAC GAGCCAGACCCAGATCCATTAGAAACAGGCCATGGAAACTTTGGGGATACTGAGGACTTGCTCATAAATGCTCGCTGTGATGAAAAGCTGGCACTT TGTATGTTTTTAAATCAATCATTTGATTTAATAAATGGAAACGGATTCATCAGTTTTGTGAGGACTTTGCAGCCACGATACGTGATCCACCCAAAGATATACTATGAGAAAATACTGTGCCAGGATATACACCGAAGGATTCATTCTCAAATAAAGCAACAGGTGGACCTGTTAGACGCAATATCCTTATCCACTAGTCTCTGGTGGGGTGGCCAGGGTGAAGGACTCCTCAGTTTGTCTTGTTCCGGCATCACCAGGGATTTTCGGTTCAATAGTTTCATGCTCAGGTGTGAGGCTATTAACTTTGAAAATGCCATCAAAGTGTCCCGTAGTATTCGGGATCTTATACCCACTCTGACGATTGAGTTACCTaaagataaaatattttgcgtGGTGAGAGATGAGTTTTCCGCTCCTCCAGGATCACTTCCCGATTGCAGCGCCCACCGCCTCCAAATGTGCGTGAGATTCGCCCTGCAATCCAACGAAGTCCTCATGAATCTGTCATCAAAGTGCAAACAAATTGTTGACCACTTTGCAGCCTCCAAGATGGCCCACGACCACCTGAAATTTATCCAGGAAATGCGCCTGAAACGAGATCCCTGTTCTATCTTAAACACTGCCTCCTCTAAGTGGAACTCATCCTTTCGAATGATGGGTCGATTGCTTAGGATGAAGGATGCCATTACCCTGTATGCGGACGAGAACAGCCTTATACAAGTATACCCGGATGAGTGGATAGACATCGATTTGTGTCTTAAAGTAATGCAGCCTTGCGAAGAAATTATGAAGATATGGAGCACTCCTTCAACATCAGCATCGTCAGTGATTCCGCTGGTGGCCGCTTTGAGGGACTCTCTTAGGACGGATGTTCACAACTATGTTTCCTCTGTG ACCATTTGCAGTTTTGCCAGAAAGCTTCTCGAAGAATTGGAAATGAAGTTCTCGCACATTACAAGTGATATTAAGTTTTTGATGGCCACTTATTTGGATCCACGGTACAAGCAAGCTTTCTTCACTGAACGAGAGGAACAAATGGTGGCCAATGAGGTGTTGCTGCAACTGAGCAGAGTCCAGGACGATCGAGATGGACAGCCGCTCATGAAGATAAGCAAAGTTTCGTCATCTGCGTCCCTTAAAAATGAGTCCAAGATTGACAGTATACTGGACACCATGCTGACAAATGGCACTACCAATACCCAGCAGGCAACAACCTCCTTTGGATCTCAATCGCAAATTAAAAATCTCCTATACTTATATAACTCGGAGCCGCGAATCGGAAGGGAAATGGATCCATTATTGTGGTGGAAAACCAACGCCAAATATAGTGCCATGTTTCCTATTGTTCGTCGGTTTTTATCGGTGCCGGCTGCCAGTATTGCCAGCGAAGGATTGTTCAAGGAATCCTCAAACGTTTACAATGATATGCAAACAGTGTTGAGCCGTGAAAACGCTTCCAAAATATTACTAATCAAGTCTAACTTTAATATGTTCATTAGTAGAGATTAG
- the LOC6498244 gene encoding cohesin subunit SA-1, whose amino-acid sequence MMARRGGKRIRMDDPPPEYDELHSDALNESTSDADSPTKRMTRLRARGGVRDKPPIIDDDEDEFFAPVARKRKTPATRKPPAERKERVERPRKEPVDKGHHERIDHEREITTDENSLYYIVRHSKNPIASIVDQWIEQYKANRETALVALMQFFINSSGCKGKISEDIQYPVDHTAIIRRMTEEFDEESGEYPLIMTGTQWRKFKNNFCDFVQMLVRQCQYSIIYDQFLMDNVISLLTGLSDSQVRAFRHTATLAAMKLMTALVDVALLVSNNFDNAAKQFEAERVKSRDRRASDRLDSLMTKRSELEENMDEIKSMLTYMFKSVFVHRYRDSLPDIRAICMAEIGIWMENYPQNFLDDSYLKYIGWTLHDKIGEVRLRCLQSLLPLYEKEELKGKLELFTSKFKDRIVAMTLDKEFEVSVHAVKLVISILKIHPEILADKDCEIVYELVYSSHRGVAQAAAEFLNVRLFHLTSDMEETKTKRGKVRLPNTPLVRDLVQFFIESELHEHGAYLVDSFIDSNDMVKDWECMTDLLLEEPGPNEEVLDNKQESTLIEIMVSSVKQSATGEVPVGRASNRKFTLSAKELKAIQDEKTKLTEHFIVTLPSLLEKYQADSEKLANLLAVPQYFDLNLYTTNRQEGNLQSLLDKINQVMSMHTGREVLETCAKTLECLCAEGSATYTRCNIARSNIIESAVNKYKDAIEEWRNLIQGEETPNEDDIYNITITLKVLSILYSSHNLNPWDLFKTLFQDVEEAQSKENVDRCLPNEALAYCIEACYFSISWGLYYVENDCETLNVTEVVAELRGNLDTFMSACFELTRDGPTVQIQEAAYQSICDLLIIFSEKLSRSEIEHIRGLVYKSRMDEHLILDNFVQHYVFSLKQDVVQDETRIEELHKKRNFLACYCKLVVYNIIPTMRAASIFKYYVKCYNDYGDIIKATLGKAREINKVNFAMTLLLSLITVFKSLLEQSDGGMVSKSSQEFLDLKELAKRFALTFGFDAIKNRESVAAIHRGGIYFAANKQPDDPVRAPTRILFLEVLNEFNHKLLKQDKKVIMAFLDKIIPPGMPSSRAEEWQPLVMYRNSLLHGETDQAPVATKRAYTKKRRDHDEEDEEEEDDEEHNDPDYRG is encoded by the exons atgatggCACGGCGCGGTGGAAAGCGCATTCGGATGGATGATCCACCTCCGGAATACGACGAACTCCACAG CGATGCATTAAATGAAAGCACCTCGGATGCGGATAGCCCCACCAAGCGTATGACCAGGCTACGGGCCAGAGGTGGAGTACGGGATAAACCACCCATTATTGATGATGACGAAGATGAGTTCTTTGCGCCAGTCGCTCGAAAGCGAAAGACCCCTGCCACCCGAAAGCCGCCAGCGGAACGGAAGGAGCGTGTGGAACGGCCGCGCAAGGAGCCTGTGGATAAGGGCCACCACGAGCGTATCGATCATGAGCGGGAAATAACCACTGACGAGAATAGCCTTTACTATATTGTGCGCCATTCCAAAAACCCAATCGCC AGTATTGTTGACCAATGGATTGAGCAGTATAAGGCCAACCGGGAGACAGCGCTGGTTGCTTTGATGCAATTCTTCATAAATTCCAGTGGCTGTAAGGGAAAGATTTCGGAGGACATTCAATATCCAGTAGATCATACAGCAATCATTCGGCGTATGACGGAGGAGTTTGACGAG GAAAGCGGCGAGTATCCATTGATTATGACTGGCACCCAATGGCGAAAGttcaaaaacaatttttgCGATTTTGTTCAAATGCTTGTGAGGCAGTGCCAGTACTCTATAATTTATGATCAGTTTCTGATGGACAACGTTATTTCACTACTTACGGGACTGTCAGATTCCCAGGTGCGAGCATTCCGTCACACAGCCACCCTGGCGGCTATGAAGCTAATGACTGCCCTGGTGGACGTCGCCCTTCTGGTTTCAAACAATTTCGACAATGCTGCAAAACAATTTGAAGCCGAGCGTGTGAAG TCTCGTGATCGACGCGCCTCTGACCGGTTGGACTCATTAATGACTAAACGGTCCGAGTTGGAGGAGAATATGGACGAAATCAAGAGTATGTTAACCTACATGTTCAAATCCGTGTTTGTGCACCGCTACAGAGACAGTCTTCCCGATATTCGTGCCATTTGCATGGCGGAAATCGGCATTTGGATGGAAAACTATCCACAAAACTTTCTCGACGATTCGTACTTAAAATACATTGGTTGGACACTCCACGATAAAATAGGAGAGGTTCGCCTACGATGCCTCCAGTCATTGCTACCGCTATACGAAAAGGAGGAGCTCAAGGGCAAGCTGGAGCTTTTCACGTCAAAGTTTAAGGATCGCATTGTAGCCATGACTTTGGACAAGGAGTTCGAGGTGTCTGTTCATGCCGTGAAGCTGGTTATTAGTATTTTAAA AATACATCCTGAGATATTGGCGGACAAAGATTGTGAAATTGTGTACGAATTGGTGTACTCGTCCCACCGAGGTGTAGCTCAGGCTGCAGCTGAGTTCTTAAACGTTCGCTTGTTCCATTTAACTTCTGACATGgaagaaaccaaaaccaaGCGTGGAAAAGTACGCCTGCCAAATACTCCGCTAGTAAGGGATTTGGTCCAATTTTTCATTGAATCAGAGCTCCACGAGCATGGCGCCTATCTCGTCGACTCCTTCATTGACAGCAATGATATGGTCAAAGACTGGGAGTGCATGACAGATTTGCTATTAGAGGAACCCGGTCCCAATGAGGAGGTGCTCGACAACAAACAGGAGTCGACGCTCATTGAAATTATGGTTAGCAGTGTGAAGCAATCGGCAACTGGAGAAGTGCCCGTCGGACGAGCCAGCAACAGAAAATTCACTCTCAGTGCGAAAGAATTGAAAGCCATTCAGGATGAGAAGACCAAACTGACAGAGCATTTTATTGTCACGCTGCCTTCACTATTGGAAAAGTATCAAGCTGACAGTGAAAAGTTGGCCAACTTGCTGGCCGTTCCTCAGTATTTCGACCTCAATCTTTACACGACTAATCGTCAGGAGGGAAATCTTCAATCGCTCCTCGATAAGATCAATCAGGTCATGAGCATGCACACAGGGCGGGAAGTCCTTGAAACGTGTGCCAAGACGCTGGAGTGCCTCTGCGCCGAGGGTAGTGCTACCTACACCAGATGCAACATAGCCAGATCCAATATTATCGAGAGTGCGGTTAATAAGTATAAGGACGCGATCGAGGAGTGGCGTAACCTTATACAAG GCGAGGAAACTCCCAACGAAGATGACATCTATAACATAACGATTACACTGAAAGTTCTGTCCATCTTGTACTCCTCGCACAACCTCAATCCTTGGGACCTTTTTAAGACCCTTTTCCAGGACGTTGAGGAGGCCCAGTCCAAGGAGAACGTGGATCGCTGTTTACCAAACGAAGCGCTGGCCTATTGCATAGAGGCGTGTTACTTTTCCATAAGCTGGGGTCTCTACTACGTGGAAAATGACTGCGAAACGCTCAATGTGACCGAAGTGGTGGCCGAATTACGGGGCAATCTGGATACTTTCATGTCGGCCTGCTTCGAGCTCACCCGAGATGGTCCTACAGTTCAAATACAAGAAGCG GCTTATCAGTCTATTTGCGACTTGTTGATTATTTTCTCCGAGAAACTGTCGCGCAGCGAAATTGAACACATTCGCGGCTTGGTTTACAAATCGCGGATGGACGAGCACTTGATCTTGGACAACTTTGTGCAACATTACGTGTTCTCTCTGAAGCAAGATGTGGTTCAAGACGAAACGCGCATAGAAGAACTTCATAAGAAGCGAAACTTTTTGGCCTGCTATTGCAAATTAGTAGTTTACAACATAATACCAACAATGCGAGCAGCTAGCATCTTTAAATATTATGTTAAG TGCTACAACGATTATGGGGATATTATCAAAGCCACATTGGGCAAAGCACGCGAGATCAACAAAGTCAACTTTGCCATGACTCTGCTTCTCAGCCTGATAACCGTTTTCAAGAGTCTGCTGGAACAGAGTGACGGTGGAATGGTTTCAAAGAGTTCACAGGAATTTTTGGATCTTAAGGAGTTGGCGAAACGATTCGCCCTCACATTTGGCTTCGACGCGATCAAGAATCGTGAATCCGTAGCCGCCATACACCGAGGCGGCATCTATTTTGCTGCCAACAAGCAGCCAGATGATCCTGTGCGAGCCCCCACACGTATACTATTCCTGGAGGTGCTCAACGAGTTCAATCACAAACTTCTTAAACAGGATAAGAAAGTGATCATGGCATTCCTGGACAAGATCATTCCACCGGGTATGCCATCGAGCCGAGCAGAGGAATGGCAACCGCTTGTCATGTATCGAAATTCGCTACTTCATGGGGAAACGGATCAGGCGCCGGTCGCCACCAAACGAGCTTACACCAAAAAGCGAAGGGATCATG aTGAAGAAGACGAGGAGGAAGAGGATGATGAGGAGCACAATGATCCCGATTACAGGGGCTAG